A genomic window from Osmia bicornis bicornis chromosome 4, iOsmBic2.1, whole genome shotgun sequence includes:
- the LOC114874765 gene encoding methyltransferase-like protein 7A, protein MSNSDLWIRDIITSYGLSSVLLVLLTIWISRKWSDLQRTIYKAYLTGFEVECSELATSYKKHLFKSLQHIVSSDNVLRSMNCIRLLEIGVKTGENIQFYPDNTHLIGVDRNVRLAEYLIKGNRSWQFSHIIIERVIIGDGSSLKDVPTGYVDVVVTIRSLCSVTSIQSTLQEIRRVLAPGGQYLFIEHVPANEGTFIRYLQKILSQTRIWPSFFGGCHLDIDPITHIKNAGFDHVISATFTLDGYVSQSFHLALSRQHVLGVAVR, encoded by the exons atgagtAACAGCGATTTGTGGATACGTGATATAATAACAAGTTATGGATTGTCTTCGGTTCTTCTCGTTCTATTGACAATTTGGATATCACGAAAATGGTCCGATTTACAGAGAACGATTTACAAGGCTTATCTGACTGGCTTCGAAGTTGAATGCTCAGAATTAGCAACGTCTTACAAGAAACATCTATTTAAATCACTGCAACATATTGTTTCAAGTGATAATGTATTGAGATCTATGAACTGTATCCGCCTGTTAGAGATTGGTGTTAAAACAG GTGAAAATATACAGTTTTACCCAGATAATACTCATCTGATTGGCGTTGACCGAAATGTGAGATTGGCTGAATATCTAATAAAAGGAAATCGTTCTTGGCAATTTTCACATATTATCATTGAACGTGTAATTATTGGCGATGGTAGCTCCTTGAAAGATGTTCCTACAGGATATGTAGATGTAGTTGTAACAATAAGATCATTATGTTCGGTGACATCGATACAATCAACGCTTCAAGAGATTCGCAGAGTACTGGCACCG GGTGGTCAATATTTGTTCATAGAACACGTTCCTGCAAACGAAGGAACTTTCATACGATATTTACAAAAGATATTATCGCAAACAAGAATATGGCCGTCATTTTTTGGCGGCTGTCATTTAGATATTGATCCTATCACGCATATTAAAAATGCTGGATTTGATCACGTTATAAGCGCTACATTTACACTTGACGGTTATGTATCTCAATCTTTTCATTTAGCACTTTCAAGGCAACACGTGCTAGGCGTTGCagttcgttaa
- the LOC114874762 gene encoding protein PF14_0175-like isoform X1, translating into MCIMEKDRKRKFDSSILSNSYREGIGRVLGVKGHMTYELPLETIKERQIFWENFFLEYSEQLSDDIDFDVKTFELCSSKYQSPAVDKRKSIVQHWVNTSYLPYQTSIHKIGHLENNHLSIERGLNMSYTKPHCNESFLSSSVDTAAYILSNTNTTNKADTMVIVEGAKHDNLENVSDTTYFESTEISKITDIMHENNGENNTKDNNNSNSRQHSPVTTEIMTCTVPQQNIDTQGNVDMLDQALNTKSPSSDNCESYSCKSSNKVFTPEHSKESYLRRSLLDCSAIKIRHRKKLYSGRDSPVDLITMEHSHKEVLCKLTQHIHPALNFKYPLQKKRNIRKKRSFKHWMFNKSSMNSTLSISDSKKSDEVENSRIYSNRLSSKLYDLKKLDDAPCTNREILSNSNNIQDLNKCNENQSINMSRSSQTVSRNHKRDSKNNELNDTIIQSEKINTRASDVYSNFKQSTSSNSVIRTVESRKHKKKSNKIVNDPKNLNPVIVLTRLSNLDIQKYKKLKNYSHNLHPLVCLKRLSESKIQKYKRPTNMMRNKKYLNTTVRLKRLSEATIKRYKTAHNTKTRSKTDLLSDTVKLSDSSMNRSQLSLRNKANGLKSPSNIINVRSCDTDSNQSTILICKCSSKTSDNASLSNVVGSSNKLTKFSSPVVETCSNSSRLKLSGINKNFNLRKDITDRQSIDNTLNTSINSQNYISNISSSHKSKTSKNGYSDNVYTTIDKKLNPKHRRTNGEKLNVTKEQDENGRNNLIEGGICNTIVLGKHKSEKQAVVKNRIKTLYNGKTKKNKNKFNNANRLHFETKLYDSDSELTSDSELLSYLSN; encoded by the exons atgtgCATTATGGAAAAAGATAGGAAAAGGAAATTTGATAGTAGTATTCTTTCAAATTCTTATCGTGAAGGTATTGGAAG AGTGTTAGGAGTAAAAGGTCATATGACCTATGAATTACCTCTGGAGACTATAAAAGAGAGGCAAATATTCTGGGAAAATTTCTTCCTTGAATATTCAGAACAG CTTTCAGATGATATTGACTTCGATGTCAAAACGTTTGAACTATGTTCAAGTAAATATCAATCTCCAGCTGTAGATAAACGTAAAAGTATTGTACAACATTGGGTTAATACTAGTTATTTACCTTATCAAACGAGTATTCATAAAATTGGTCATTTAGAAAATAACCATTTAAGTATAGAAAGAGGATTAAATATGAGCTATACAAAGCCACATTGTAATGAAAGTTTTCTTAGCAGTTCTGTTGATACAGCTGcatatattttatcaaatacaAACACAacaaataaagcagacacaatGGTTATTGTAGAAGGAGCAAAACAtgataatttagaaaatgtttcCGATACAACATATTTTGAAAGTACAGAAATATCAAAGATTACCGATATAATGCATGAAAATAATGGAGAAAACAATACCAAGGATAACAATAATAGTAACAGTAGGCAACATTCTCCAGTAACTACTGAAATAATGACATGTACAGTGCCACAGCAAAATATTGATACACAAGGAAATGTGGACATGTTAGACCAAGCACTTAATACGAAAAGTCCATCGTCTGATAATTGTGAATCTTATTCTTGCAAGTCATCAAATAAAGTATTTACACCAGAGCATTCCAAGGAAAGTTACTTGAGAAGGTCTTTACTGGATTGCAGTGCTATTAAAATAAGACACCGTAAAAAGTTGTACAGTGGTAGAGACTCACCTGTTGATCTTATTACTATGGAACACAGTCATAAAGAAGTACTATGTAAATTAACCCAACACATACATCCtgcattaaattttaaatatccattacaaaagaagagaaatattCGTAAGAAAAGAAGCTTCAAACACTGGATGTTTAATAAAAGTTCAATGAATAGTACTCTGTCTATATCAGATTCTAAAAAATCTGATGAAGTAGAAAATAGTAGAATTTATTCTAACAGATTATCTTCAAAACTGTATGATCTTAAAAAGCTTGACGATGCACCATGCACGAATCGTGAAATTTTAAGTAATTCAAACAATATCcaagatttaaataaatgcaatgaGAATCAATCTATAAATATGTCTCGATCAAGCCAAACAGTTAGTAGAAATCATAAACGAGATTCTAAGAACAATGAATTGAATGATACAATAATTCAGtcagaaaaaattaatacaagAGCGTCTGACGTATACAGTAACTTTAAACAATCAACCAGCTCGAATTCAGTGATTCGGACAGTCGAAAGTCGGAAGcataaaaaaaagtcgaatAAGATCGTGAATGATCCTAAAAACTTGAATCCAGTAATTGTTCTAACAAGATTATCGAATCTTGATAttcagaaatataaaaaattaaaaaattactcaCATAATTTACATCCACTGGTTTGTTTAAAACGATTATCAGAATCTAAAATCCAAAAATACAAACGGCCAACTAATATgatgagaaataaaaaatacttaaATACAACAGTTCGTTTAAAAAGATTATCAGAAGCTACCATTAAAAGATATAAAACTGCCCATAATACGAAAACGCGTAGTAAAACTGATTTATTATCTGATACAGTTAAATTATCAGATAGTAGTATGAATAGATCTCAGCTTTCATTAAGAAACAAAGCTAATGGTTTAAAATCTCCATCAAACATCATTAATGTAAGAAGCTGTGATACAGATAGTAATCAAAGTACTATTTTGATTTGTAAATGCAGCAGTAAAACATCTGATAATGCATCTCTAAGTAATGTTGTTGGGTCGTCTAACAAACTCACTAAATTTTCTTCCCCAGTTGTTGAAACTTGTAGTAATAGCAGTAGATTAAAATTAAGTggaattaacaaaaattttaatttgagaAAAGATATAACAGATAGACAAAGCATTGATAATACATTAAATACATCGATCAATTCACAAAACTATATATCTAATATATCATCTTCTCATAAATCAAAAACATCTAAAAATGGGTACAGTGATAATGTATATACAACTATTGATAAGAAGTTGAATCCAAAACATCGTCGAACAAACggagaaaaattaaatgtaacgAAAGAACAAGATGAGAATGGAcgtaataatttaattgaagGAGGAATTTGTAATACAATAG TTTTAGGAAAACATAAGTCTGAAAAGCAAGCTGTAGTAAAAAATCGAATAAAAACCTTATATAATGGTAAAACTAAGAAGAATAAGAACAAGTTTAATAATGCAAATCGTTTGCATTTTGAAACAAAACTGTATGATTCTGATTCAGAACTAACTTCAGATTCTGAATTACTTTCGTACTTGTCTAATTAG
- the LOC114874762 gene encoding protein PF14_0175-like isoform X3, with protein MTYELPLETIKERQIFWENFFLEYSEQLSDDIDFDVKTFELCSSKYQSPAVDKRKSIVQHWVNTSYLPYQTSIHKIGHLENNHLSIERGLNMSYTKPHCNESFLSSSVDTAAYILSNTNTTNKADTMVIVEGAKHDNLENVSDTTYFESTEISKITDIMHENNGENNTKDNNNSNSRQHSPVTTEIMTCTVPQQNIDTQGNVDMLDQALNTKSPSSDNCESYSCKSSNKVFTPEHSKESYLRRSLLDCSAIKIRHRKKLYSGRDSPVDLITMEHSHKEVLCKLTQHIHPALNFKYPLQKKRNIRKKRSFKHWMFNKSSMNSTLSISDSKKSDEVENSRIYSNRLSSKLYDLKKLDDAPCTNREILSNSNNIQDLNKCNENQSINMSRSSQTVSRNHKRDSKNNELNDTIIQSEKINTRASDVYSNFKQSTSSNSVIRTVESRKHKKKSNKIVNDPKNLNPVIVLTRLSNLDIQKYKKLKNYSHNLHPLVCLKRLSESKIQKYKRPTNMMRNKKYLNTTVRLKRLSEATIKRYKTAHNTKTRSKTDLLSDTVKLSDSSMNRSQLSLRNKANGLKSPSNIINVRSCDTDSNQSTILICKCSSKTSDNASLSNVVGSSNKLTKFSSPVVETCSNSSRLKLSGINKNFNLRKDITDRQSIDNTLNTSINSQNYISNISSSHKSKTSKNGYSDNVYTTIDKKLNPKHRRTNGEKLNVTKEQDENGRNNLIEGGICNTIVLGKHKSEKQAVVKNRIKTLYNGKTKKNKNKFNNANRLHFETKLYDSDSELTSDSELLSYLSN; from the exons ATGACCTATGAATTACCTCTGGAGACTATAAAAGAGAGGCAAATATTCTGGGAAAATTTCTTCCTTGAATATTCAGAACAG CTTTCAGATGATATTGACTTCGATGTCAAAACGTTTGAACTATGTTCAAGTAAATATCAATCTCCAGCTGTAGATAAACGTAAAAGTATTGTACAACATTGGGTTAATACTAGTTATTTACCTTATCAAACGAGTATTCATAAAATTGGTCATTTAGAAAATAACCATTTAAGTATAGAAAGAGGATTAAATATGAGCTATACAAAGCCACATTGTAATGAAAGTTTTCTTAGCAGTTCTGTTGATACAGCTGcatatattttatcaaatacaAACACAacaaataaagcagacacaatGGTTATTGTAGAAGGAGCAAAACAtgataatttagaaaatgtttcCGATACAACATATTTTGAAAGTACAGAAATATCAAAGATTACCGATATAATGCATGAAAATAATGGAGAAAACAATACCAAGGATAACAATAATAGTAACAGTAGGCAACATTCTCCAGTAACTACTGAAATAATGACATGTACAGTGCCACAGCAAAATATTGATACACAAGGAAATGTGGACATGTTAGACCAAGCACTTAATACGAAAAGTCCATCGTCTGATAATTGTGAATCTTATTCTTGCAAGTCATCAAATAAAGTATTTACACCAGAGCATTCCAAGGAAAGTTACTTGAGAAGGTCTTTACTGGATTGCAGTGCTATTAAAATAAGACACCGTAAAAAGTTGTACAGTGGTAGAGACTCACCTGTTGATCTTATTACTATGGAACACAGTCATAAAGAAGTACTATGTAAATTAACCCAACACATACATCCtgcattaaattttaaatatccattacaaaagaagagaaatattCGTAAGAAAAGAAGCTTCAAACACTGGATGTTTAATAAAAGTTCAATGAATAGTACTCTGTCTATATCAGATTCTAAAAAATCTGATGAAGTAGAAAATAGTAGAATTTATTCTAACAGATTATCTTCAAAACTGTATGATCTTAAAAAGCTTGACGATGCACCATGCACGAATCGTGAAATTTTAAGTAATTCAAACAATATCcaagatttaaataaatgcaatgaGAATCAATCTATAAATATGTCTCGATCAAGCCAAACAGTTAGTAGAAATCATAAACGAGATTCTAAGAACAATGAATTGAATGATACAATAATTCAGtcagaaaaaattaatacaagAGCGTCTGACGTATACAGTAACTTTAAACAATCAACCAGCTCGAATTCAGTGATTCGGACAGTCGAAAGTCGGAAGcataaaaaaaagtcgaatAAGATCGTGAATGATCCTAAAAACTTGAATCCAGTAATTGTTCTAACAAGATTATCGAATCTTGATAttcagaaatataaaaaattaaaaaattactcaCATAATTTACATCCACTGGTTTGTTTAAAACGATTATCAGAATCTAAAATCCAAAAATACAAACGGCCAACTAATATgatgagaaataaaaaatacttaaATACAACAGTTCGTTTAAAAAGATTATCAGAAGCTACCATTAAAAGATATAAAACTGCCCATAATACGAAAACGCGTAGTAAAACTGATTTATTATCTGATACAGTTAAATTATCAGATAGTAGTATGAATAGATCTCAGCTTTCATTAAGAAACAAAGCTAATGGTTTAAAATCTCCATCAAACATCATTAATGTAAGAAGCTGTGATACAGATAGTAATCAAAGTACTATTTTGATTTGTAAATGCAGCAGTAAAACATCTGATAATGCATCTCTAAGTAATGTTGTTGGGTCGTCTAACAAACTCACTAAATTTTCTTCCCCAGTTGTTGAAACTTGTAGTAATAGCAGTAGATTAAAATTAAGTggaattaacaaaaattttaatttgagaAAAGATATAACAGATAGACAAAGCATTGATAATACATTAAATACATCGATCAATTCACAAAACTATATATCTAATATATCATCTTCTCATAAATCAAAAACATCTAAAAATGGGTACAGTGATAATGTATATACAACTATTGATAAGAAGTTGAATCCAAAACATCGTCGAACAAACggagaaaaattaaatgtaacgAAAGAACAAGATGAGAATGGAcgtaataatttaattgaagGAGGAATTTGTAATACAATAG TTTTAGGAAAACATAAGTCTGAAAAGCAAGCTGTAGTAAAAAATCGAATAAAAACCTTATATAATGGTAAAACTAAGAAGAATAAGAACAAGTTTAATAATGCAAATCGTTTGCATTTTGAAACAAAACTGTATGATTCTGATTCAGAACTAACTTCAGATTCTGAATTACTTTCGTACTTGTCTAATTAG
- the LOC114874762 gene encoding protein PF14_0175-like isoform X2 — MVFIVLGVKGHMTYELPLETIKERQIFWENFFLEYSEQLSDDIDFDVKTFELCSSKYQSPAVDKRKSIVQHWVNTSYLPYQTSIHKIGHLENNHLSIERGLNMSYTKPHCNESFLSSSVDTAAYILSNTNTTNKADTMVIVEGAKHDNLENVSDTTYFESTEISKITDIMHENNGENNTKDNNNSNSRQHSPVTTEIMTCTVPQQNIDTQGNVDMLDQALNTKSPSSDNCESYSCKSSNKVFTPEHSKESYLRRSLLDCSAIKIRHRKKLYSGRDSPVDLITMEHSHKEVLCKLTQHIHPALNFKYPLQKKRNIRKKRSFKHWMFNKSSMNSTLSISDSKKSDEVENSRIYSNRLSSKLYDLKKLDDAPCTNREILSNSNNIQDLNKCNENQSINMSRSSQTVSRNHKRDSKNNELNDTIIQSEKINTRASDVYSNFKQSTSSNSVIRTVESRKHKKKSNKIVNDPKNLNPVIVLTRLSNLDIQKYKKLKNYSHNLHPLVCLKRLSESKIQKYKRPTNMMRNKKYLNTTVRLKRLSEATIKRYKTAHNTKTRSKTDLLSDTVKLSDSSMNRSQLSLRNKANGLKSPSNIINVRSCDTDSNQSTILICKCSSKTSDNASLSNVVGSSNKLTKFSSPVVETCSNSSRLKLSGINKNFNLRKDITDRQSIDNTLNTSINSQNYISNISSSHKSKTSKNGYSDNVYTTIDKKLNPKHRRTNGEKLNVTKEQDENGRNNLIEGGICNTIVLGKHKSEKQAVVKNRIKTLYNGKTKKNKNKFNNANRLHFETKLYDSDSELTSDSELLSYLSN, encoded by the exons ATGGTGTTtat AGTGTTAGGAGTAAAAGGTCATATGACCTATGAATTACCTCTGGAGACTATAAAAGAGAGGCAAATATTCTGGGAAAATTTCTTCCTTGAATATTCAGAACAG CTTTCAGATGATATTGACTTCGATGTCAAAACGTTTGAACTATGTTCAAGTAAATATCAATCTCCAGCTGTAGATAAACGTAAAAGTATTGTACAACATTGGGTTAATACTAGTTATTTACCTTATCAAACGAGTATTCATAAAATTGGTCATTTAGAAAATAACCATTTAAGTATAGAAAGAGGATTAAATATGAGCTATACAAAGCCACATTGTAATGAAAGTTTTCTTAGCAGTTCTGTTGATACAGCTGcatatattttatcaaatacaAACACAacaaataaagcagacacaatGGTTATTGTAGAAGGAGCAAAACAtgataatttagaaaatgtttcCGATACAACATATTTTGAAAGTACAGAAATATCAAAGATTACCGATATAATGCATGAAAATAATGGAGAAAACAATACCAAGGATAACAATAATAGTAACAGTAGGCAACATTCTCCAGTAACTACTGAAATAATGACATGTACAGTGCCACAGCAAAATATTGATACACAAGGAAATGTGGACATGTTAGACCAAGCACTTAATACGAAAAGTCCATCGTCTGATAATTGTGAATCTTATTCTTGCAAGTCATCAAATAAAGTATTTACACCAGAGCATTCCAAGGAAAGTTACTTGAGAAGGTCTTTACTGGATTGCAGTGCTATTAAAATAAGACACCGTAAAAAGTTGTACAGTGGTAGAGACTCACCTGTTGATCTTATTACTATGGAACACAGTCATAAAGAAGTACTATGTAAATTAACCCAACACATACATCCtgcattaaattttaaatatccattacaaaagaagagaaatattCGTAAGAAAAGAAGCTTCAAACACTGGATGTTTAATAAAAGTTCAATGAATAGTACTCTGTCTATATCAGATTCTAAAAAATCTGATGAAGTAGAAAATAGTAGAATTTATTCTAACAGATTATCTTCAAAACTGTATGATCTTAAAAAGCTTGACGATGCACCATGCACGAATCGTGAAATTTTAAGTAATTCAAACAATATCcaagatttaaataaatgcaatgaGAATCAATCTATAAATATGTCTCGATCAAGCCAAACAGTTAGTAGAAATCATAAACGAGATTCTAAGAACAATGAATTGAATGATACAATAATTCAGtcagaaaaaattaatacaagAGCGTCTGACGTATACAGTAACTTTAAACAATCAACCAGCTCGAATTCAGTGATTCGGACAGTCGAAAGTCGGAAGcataaaaaaaagtcgaatAAGATCGTGAATGATCCTAAAAACTTGAATCCAGTAATTGTTCTAACAAGATTATCGAATCTTGATAttcagaaatataaaaaattaaaaaattactcaCATAATTTACATCCACTGGTTTGTTTAAAACGATTATCAGAATCTAAAATCCAAAAATACAAACGGCCAACTAATATgatgagaaataaaaaatacttaaATACAACAGTTCGTTTAAAAAGATTATCAGAAGCTACCATTAAAAGATATAAAACTGCCCATAATACGAAAACGCGTAGTAAAACTGATTTATTATCTGATACAGTTAAATTATCAGATAGTAGTATGAATAGATCTCAGCTTTCATTAAGAAACAAAGCTAATGGTTTAAAATCTCCATCAAACATCATTAATGTAAGAAGCTGTGATACAGATAGTAATCAAAGTACTATTTTGATTTGTAAATGCAGCAGTAAAACATCTGATAATGCATCTCTAAGTAATGTTGTTGGGTCGTCTAACAAACTCACTAAATTTTCTTCCCCAGTTGTTGAAACTTGTAGTAATAGCAGTAGATTAAAATTAAGTggaattaacaaaaattttaatttgagaAAAGATATAACAGATAGACAAAGCATTGATAATACATTAAATACATCGATCAATTCACAAAACTATATATCTAATATATCATCTTCTCATAAATCAAAAACATCTAAAAATGGGTACAGTGATAATGTATATACAACTATTGATAAGAAGTTGAATCCAAAACATCGTCGAACAAACggagaaaaattaaatgtaacgAAAGAACAAGATGAGAATGGAcgtaataatttaattgaagGAGGAATTTGTAATACAATAG TTTTAGGAAAACATAAGTCTGAAAAGCAAGCTGTAGTAAAAAATCGAATAAAAACCTTATATAATGGTAAAACTAAGAAGAATAAGAACAAGTTTAATAATGCAAATCGTTTGCATTTTGAAACAAAACTGTATGATTCTGATTCAGAACTAACTTCAGATTCTGAATTACTTTCGTACTTGTCTAATTAG